In the Desulfitobacterium hafniense DCB-2 genome, ATTTAAAGCATAAAATCGAAAGAGATACCGCCTACAAGGGCGATATCTTTATTATGCAAATGGGAGTAGCGGTAGGGACACATGTCGGTCTGGGGGCCTTATCCATGTTCTTCCTGGAAAAGGGCCGCATGAAAGACAATCTGCTGATTAATGAGGTCCATGGACTGGCTGCCTTGAAGAATCAACTCTTAAGGAATTAACCTTTAAGAAATTAACTTCTGGATGAGAAGGGGCTGATGCAAGAACTGCGAAGTTCATTGAGCAACAGCCTCTTTGTATTGTTAATCTGCTCTTGTTATGGTATTCTTTAAATAGGAAAATTATGGGATGGTGATGCCCGTGGATATTTCGCACTATGTGCTTGGACATAGAGAAAGAGTTAAGAATGAGGACCAAAAACGAGAGAAGTTTCTTGCTGAGGCTATATATAAGGCTAAGCAAATCGCTGGGGAATTACCCAGAGTCTTTCCTGGTGTAGAAGTTTATCTTTTTGGTTCGTTGACGACGGAGTTTTATGAATTGACTTCAGATATTGATCTTGCTATTAAAGGGCTCCGAGAAGAAGATTACTTCAAAGCACTCAAGATAGCTGAGGAAATTGGGGCACCTATTTCAGTCGATCTTGTGCAAGTGGAATATGCACAGGAAACCTTGCAAAAGAATATTGAACGAGAGGGTGTGAAATTATGACCGGCGGGGAAAAAAAGATGATTCTGGCGAAAAATGCAGCCATTAGTTAATGGAGTATCTTCTACAGCTGCAGGAATTGAAGGGGCTTATCAAAAGACGGTCAGCTTCATAGAAGAGCTAATCAGGGGTTTGTCTCAATGAAGTAGATAGGGGAGTTGTAATGCTCGTCCTGTTAGAAAATAAATTTAAAACACCTGTGTTGTTAAACGGAGAGATCCGGCTGGCACCACAGGTGTTTTTATTCATAAGAAAAGGGTGTATAATGTAGTGTCAGGTTTTTAAGGTGATGCCTTATCGTTGATATAACCGATTTAGTGAGGTCAAAATGGAAGAAAAATCGTCAAAAACCGGAGTGTTGTCTGCCTTGGCTGCTTACACAGCCTGGGGATTGCTGCCTATCTATTGGAAGACGTTGCAAAGTGTGCCGGCACAGGAAATTTTAGCTCATCGGATTACCTGGTCCTTTGTTTTCGTCGCCTTGTTGGTTCTGTATAAAAAGCAATGGGGTAAGATCAGAAGTGTACTCCGGGATCGCTCAAAAGTGTTGGGACTGCTGTTAAGCGCCTTGCTGGTCACATCCAACTGGTATATCTATATTTGGGCGGTAAACAGCAATAGAGTTGTGGAAGCAAGTCTTGGCTATTATTTTAATCCCCTGATCGTTGTTTTGATGGGGATTATGGTGCTGGGTGAACGGATCGATCGCTGGCAGATTGCGTCCATCGTTTTGGCATGCCTTGGGGTACTTATCCTTGCTTTGGAGTATGGAAAAATTCCCTGGATTTCCTTGGGTCTGGCGACAACCTTCGCTTTATATGGTTTGGCGAAACGGCTGGTGGCTGTGGACTCCTTGCTGGGCTTGACTTTAGAAACCGCCGTAGTTACACCTATTGCCATAATTTATCTTTGGACCGCAGGGGCAAACAGTGGGGGAACAATCAGTCATTTTGGTGTTCCAACCCTGCTGTTGCTCATGGGAGCGGGAATCGTGACGGCCATTCCCTTGTTATGGTTCGCCCATGCCGCCAAGAATGTGCCCTTTACAACGATAGGCTTTATTCAATATCTATCCCCTACGTTAAGCCTGGTGCTTGGCGTGTTCGTCTATCATGAGGAATTTACGTCGACTCATGCCTTGAGTTTCGGCTTTATTTGGTTGGCTTTAGCTGTCTATTCGGTTTCCAGGATAGTTGTTTTCCGCAAGGCCAATCTGGGTGTAGCTCATTCTTTACAGGGGAAATAAGATCGATTCAAGGTGTTGGCATGACAGGTATTTTTCCTAGCGAATTCTTCTTAATCCCGATAGGATGTACTTAGCTCCTGGAGGAGAGCATAAATTCTTTCCGCCAGCTCAATGTCCAAGGTACCGGTACCGCAGCTTGGGGTAAGCATGCTTTGTGACCGCAGCCGGTCTTCGCTGACTCCTCTTTTGGTTAGCTCTTTAATGTTCGTTTCCAGACGCTCGCGGAGGCTCGCCGCCGATTCTCCCCAGGCTTTGGCTGAAGTGGGAACGATGCCCCAGGAGAGAATGCCGCCTTTCTGGAGAAATCTTTCCAGAGGTTCGGCAAGGACAGCCATACTTGTCATATACTCATAGGCGTCAAAGTTGACGACCCTGATCTTGGAGTCGAAGAGGAGGGTCCAATCCATTCCGGCACAAACGTGAGCCCCGGGTATTCCGCCTTCGGCGAGAATTCCTTCGGCCACTTCATTAATATTCTCGATCAAGACAGTTCGATCTAAAGTCAGGTGGGTCGAGGCGCCATAAGCATACAGGCCGGGGTCATCGATGGACATCAGGACGGGCAGCCCGTACTGAGCCAGCCGTTTCGTCTGCCAGCGGGCGTGACAGCGCAGGGATTTAACCAGGATATCCCGTTGGAAGTCGTCATAGTAGGCTGCTTTGCGGTTGGGGTCTGTAATTTGCATGCCCAGGGTTACCGGGCCGCTTAACTGTCCCTTCAAGAGCAGGGCTTCCTGGGTACCTTGCTGGTCAAGTACGTCGCAAAACTCATTGAATCCCAATCCTCCCTCCGGAGTGAAGCCGAATTCGGCCAAGGCATTGGGATCCCCTGCTTCAGCATGAAGATAATACTCGTAAAAATGAGCCATCCGCTCCGTCCAATCCGGGGCATCCACTTGGAAACGGGGCTGCTCAAATCCGCCAATACAGCCTGTTTCAATCAGCACTTTTAGATACTGCCCCACAAAGGAGCTTTCTGCTCCCAGTTGAGGGAGCTGGGGCCAATGAGGTGCCTGGGGGAGGGCTTTCCATATCTGGCTTAAAGCTGTTTCAGCTTGAGCATAGGGGAGACTGCCTACGCCTGTGGCGAGGAAGCGGGGCTGCCAAGAGGATGAATCGAACATAGCATGAACCTACTTTCTTCGGAGAGTATTAATGGATGATAACTTTATAATCATATATTTTGGAATTGATATGTATAGATTATATCTTTAATGGAAGTCATTAGCAAAGAGATTAGCAGTTACAGACCCGATGTGGAGCCCCAAATGCTGAGAACTGCCTAGTCGAAGTAGGGATGTTGAAAGTTTATGGAGGATAAGAACTGCTTAAAAGAGAAATTAAAGGATCTGCCGGAGCAGCCGGGAGTTTATTTAATGCAGGATTCCTTGGGGAATATTATCTATGTGGGCAAAGCCAAGAACCTCAAGAACCGGGTCTCCCAATATTTTTATAAGCAAAAGGACCGGGACCCTAAAGTGGAGGAAATGATCCTGCGTATTGCGGATTGGGAGTACCGGATAGTGGATACAGAGCTGGATGCCCTCCTGGAAGAGTGCCGCCTGATTAAGGAAATCAAGCCTCATTACAACAGGCAGATGAAAAATCATCAGAAGTATGTCTACATCAAGATACCTGATGAAAGCTTTCCCAGGCTAGACATTGTTCAGGAGAGGGAAGCGGGCGGAGGGATATATTACGGCCCTTTCAGCAGCCGCCATCGGGTGGAAACCGCTGTGGAAGGTCTCAGTGATATCTTCTTAATCCGTAAATGTTCCGCCCCCGGCCGGAGCAAGGGAGGGAATGGCTGCTTGTACCGGCAGCTGGGCACCTGTGTCGGGGTGTGTACCGGGAAGGTCAGTTCTGAGGAATACAGGGAGAGGCTGGATGGAGTTTGCCAAGCGATTGAAGCCGGGGACAAGGGAGCCATGAAGGAGCTTAGCAGCCGGATGGCAAGAGCGGTCGAGGGGCTAAATTTTGAAATGGCTGCCCGTTATCGGGAGTATCTGCTGGGGTTACGCTATATACAAGGAAGACAAAAATTCCTCAAGGGTACATATCGCAATAAAAGCCTGCTGGCCCTTGAACAGTTGGACACTGAAAAAAAGACTGTCAAGGTCTTCCTGATCAAAGGAAATAGAGTAGTGACGAGCAGAGTGCTCACTTGGCTTGATGAGGATTTAAAGCAATTTCTCAGGGAAATCACTCAAGCCCTGGCGGACCAGCCAGGCTGTTCCCGACAGCTGACACAGCAGGAAGTGGACGAGGCTCAAATCCTTGATTCCTATCTCCGCAAAGACCGGGTTATCTCTATTCCCATTACCCAAAAAGCGCTGAAGCAAGGGGCGTTCGTTGAGGATATGCTCAAGCGGATTAATCTCAAGAGAATTAATGAAGAAGAGAAGAAAAAGGGGGATAATTATGGCCAGGAAATCCTTTAACGAAAAGCTCAAACAAAATAAGGATCTACCCAAAGTGGTTCAGGTGACGGACCCTAAATCGGTTATGCGCTATGGCGGTGATAAAATGCTGGTGGCACCGCCCTTGGCTTATGACGAGCAGATGAGGAGAGTTCCTGAGGGTAAAGTGATTACAGCAGACTATCTGAGAAGTTATCTGGCCCAAAAGCATGAAGCAGATTTTACTTGTCCTCTCACAGCCGGAATATTCATCAACATTGCGGCCCATGCTTCGGCAGAACGGGGAGAGGATCCAACACCTTATTGGCGGACCTTAAAGAAGGATGGCCGGCTGAACGAAAAATATCCGGAGGGAATTCAAGGGCATAAAACCTTTCTGGAGAGGGAAGGGCATACGGTGATCCAAAAGGGCAACACTTATTATGTTAAGGATTATCAGGATAAAGAATTTGACCTCAATTCATGAAGATTAATCTCGCTGCTCCCGATTTTTAATTTGAGAGAGATGAAGCGGTACACTAAGGAGAGTTCTCATGAGTAAATTCTATGAATTTGATGCGGAGATTAAGAAGGTGCCGGATATGGACGGGGCTTATATCGAAATACCTTTTGATGTG is a window encoding:
- a CDS encoding methionine synthase, with the protein product MFDSSSWQPRFLATGVGSLPYAQAETALSQIWKALPQAPHWPQLPQLGAESSFVGQYLKVLIETGCIGGFEQPRFQVDAPDWTERMAHFYEYYLHAEAGDPNALAEFGFTPEGGLGFNEFCDVLDQQGTQEALLLKGQLSGPVTLGMQITDPNRKAAYYDDFQRDILVKSLRCHARWQTKRLAQYGLPVLMSIDDPGLYAYGASTHLTLDRTVLIENINEVAEGILAEGGIPGAHVCAGMDWTLLFDSKIRVVNFDAYEYMTSMAVLAEPLERFLQKGGILSWGIVPTSAKAWGESAASLRERLETNIKELTKRGVSEDRLRSQSMLTPSCGTGTLDIELAERIYALLQELSTSYRD
- the rarD gene encoding EamA family transporter RarD — translated: MEEKSSKTGVLSALAAYTAWGLLPIYWKTLQSVPAQEILAHRITWSFVFVALLVLYKKQWGKIRSVLRDRSKVLGLLLSALLVTSNWYIYIWAVNSNRVVEASLGYYFNPLIVVLMGIMVLGERIDRWQIASIVLACLGVLILALEYGKIPWISLGLATTFALYGLAKRLVAVDSLLGLTLETAVVTPIAIIYLWTAGANSGGTISHFGVPTLLLLMGAGIVTAIPLLWFAHAAKNVPFTTIGFIQYLSPTLSLVLGVFVYHEEFTSTHALSFGFIWLALAVYSVSRIVVFRKANLGVAHSLQGK
- a CDS encoding GIY-YIG nuclease family protein translates to MEDKNCLKEKLKDLPEQPGVYLMQDSLGNIIYVGKAKNLKNRVSQYFYKQKDRDPKVEEMILRIADWEYRIVDTELDALLEECRLIKEIKPHYNRQMKNHQKYVYIKIPDESFPRLDIVQEREAGGGIYYGPFSSRHRVETAVEGLSDIFLIRKCSAPGRSKGGNGCLYRQLGTCVGVCTGKVSSEEYRERLDGVCQAIEAGDKGAMKELSSRMARAVEGLNFEMAARYREYLLGLRYIQGRQKFLKGTYRNKSLLALEQLDTEKKTVKVFLIKGNRVVTSRVLTWLDEDLKQFLREITQALADQPGCSRQLTQQEVDEAQILDSYLRKDRVISIPITQKALKQGAFVEDMLKRINLKRINEEEKKKGDNYGQEIL
- a CDS encoding nucleotidyltransferase family protein, with the protein product MVMPVDISHYVLGHRERVKNEDQKREKFLAEAIYKAKQIAGELPRVFPGVEVYLFGSLTTEFYELTSDIDLAIKGLREEDYFKALKIAEEIGAPISVDLVQVEYAQETLQKNIEREGVKL